AATATGCTATTATGTATTTATATAATTAAAAAAACATAATAAATTTATTAAAAGTATATTGAAGAGGTAAATGCATGTCAAGAATCAAATTTTGGATTTTCAGGCAAAAAGAGAAGAGGGGAGGCAGTGCAGGAACCTTGCGCGCTATACCGAAAGAATCAAGATATTGACCCGATAAGAGATACTTTAACCGAAAAGCGGATGATCCGCTTTTAAGGCAATAGCATCTATTATCTCTTCAGCTGAAAAAATTTCAGTTCGTTGCTCAGATCTTTTGTTGTTTTGGTCAACTGGTCGTAAATAGCCTCTATATCCTTGCCGGCAACAGATGTATTGTTTTTCAGCGATAAAAGTTTATTTTCCACGGCGGTCAACTCGTTCGAAGCGACAGTTATAGCGTTTATCTTTCTTGAAAGCTTTTCCAGCATATTTCCAAGGGCAATACCGACAGTCTGGATCTGGTCGCCATCACGAAAGTGAGCGTGTAAATTCAGGTTCCCTTCAGAAATTTCATTAATATTCTTTTCAAGTTTGTAAAGAGGTCCAGATATTTTGTGTGAGAGGAACATTATCACATACACTGTAGCCACGGAAATGACAGCAAGGCTCAGCAGGTTTGTAGCAAGCACTGTCGGGCCGAGGATATCCCACATGCTTTTGATGCTTGAATGGGCTTCGTAATAGCTCATTTCAAGAGTATTGCCGGCAAACACGTATAGTATTCCGGATGAAGTAACAGCCATGACGATAAGGAGCGACACGAACTTAATTATCATGTTCGTCTGGAATCCCTTTTGGATAAAATAGTTTTTTCTCTGGTATGGTTTATTTTCTCGTGACATCAGTAACCTCCTGTATACATATTATTTGTGACAAGCTTTGCACATTTCACCATTAACATTTGTCCTCCGCAAAAAGTATGTTTTGTGCGAACTGCCGGAGGAAAATAAATTGCTAAGAAGGCCTGACGGTATATATTGCTGTGTGGATTCTGCAGGCATATGCGGGTAGTGGCA
This Nitrospinota bacterium DNA region includes the following protein-coding sequences:
- a CDS encoding methyl-accepting chemotaxis protein; this translates as MSRENKPYQRKNYFIQKGFQTNMIIKFVSLLIVMAVTSSGILYVFAGNTLEMSYYEAHSSIKSMWDILGPTVLATNLLSLAVISVATVYVIMFLSHKISGPLYKLEKNINEISEGNLNLHAHFRDGDQIQTVGIALGNMLEKLSRKINAITVASNELTAVENKLLSLKNNTSVAGKDIEAIYDQLTKTTKDLSNELKFFQLKR